One region of Mycolicibacterium insubricum genomic DNA includes:
- a CDS encoding aminoglycoside 3'-phosphotransferase produces MAELAGTGTVELVWRNELGGTTFRLTDECRMRYIKWQPDIGLDPARRADVDLIAEAEKLRWAGRFVPVPGVLDCGSDSQGAWLITEAIDATPAFADRWRANPEAAVRAIATGLRRLHDALPVAGCPYGGSWCGPVKPGGQGQLVVCHGDPCVPNTLLDHDGAFAAHVDLARLGVADRWSDLAIATYSISWDVNFGRSYDDLFFEVYGVQPDIDRIRFYRELWDAE; encoded by the coding sequence GTGGCTGAACTCGCCGGGACGGGGACCGTCGAGCTTGTTTGGCGAAACGAGCTGGGCGGAACAACCTTTCGTCTGACCGACGAATGTCGAATGAGATACATCAAGTGGCAACCCGATATCGGCCTCGATCCGGCCAGGCGTGCGGATGTGGACCTGATCGCGGAGGCGGAGAAGCTCCGTTGGGCCGGCCGATTCGTGCCGGTGCCGGGTGTCCTCGACTGTGGTTCGGATAGCCAGGGGGCCTGGTTGATCACCGAGGCCATCGATGCGACGCCGGCCTTCGCCGATAGGTGGCGGGCGAATCCGGAGGCCGCGGTGCGGGCCATCGCCACTGGTCTGCGACGCCTGCACGACGCGCTTCCGGTGGCCGGCTGCCCCTACGGCGGGTCCTGGTGCGGACCTGTGAAACCTGGGGGACAGGGGCAGTTGGTCGTGTGCCACGGAGATCCCTGCGTGCCGAACACCCTGCTGGATCACGACGGCGCGTTCGCCGCGCATGTCGACCTGGCCAGGCTCGGGGTGGCGGACCGCTGGTCAGACTTGGCAATCGCGACTTACAGCATCAGCTGGGACGTGAACTTCGGCAGGAGCTACGACGACCTGTTCTTCGAGGTCTACGGCGTGCAGCCCGACATCGATCGCATCCGGTTCTACCGTGAACTGTGGGACGCGGAATGA
- a CDS encoding lipid droplet-associated protein: MSTAPYGVRLLVGATVIAIEETRRLPQTILMYPMTLASQVAQLVMKMQQDVAELAIRGDETLDSLFPPKDEQPPWATFDEDPVTPEGAGNGERLTEGRFALYSVTEDEARAAVAAEQPDEPAAPAGKAAPAVATEIDYDELTLAQLRSRLQSLSVDELEQLLSYEEAGRARAPFQTLLANRITRASAK; the protein is encoded by the coding sequence ATGTCTACTGCACCATATGGGGTTCGACTGCTGGTCGGGGCGACCGTGATCGCCATCGAGGAGACCAGGCGACTGCCACAGACGATCCTCATGTACCCGATGACCCTGGCCAGCCAGGTGGCCCAGCTGGTGATGAAGATGCAGCAGGACGTCGCCGAGCTGGCGATCCGCGGCGACGAGACCCTCGATTCCCTGTTCCCGCCGAAGGACGAACAGCCGCCCTGGGCGACGTTCGACGAGGACCCGGTAACCCCGGAGGGCGCCGGCAACGGCGAGCGCCTCACCGAAGGCCGCTTCGCCCTGTACTCGGTGACCGAGGACGAGGCGCGGGCCGCGGTGGCCGCCGAGCAGCCCGACGAGCCCGCCGCACCCGCCGGCAAGGCCGCACCTGCGGTCGCCACCGAGATCGACTACGACGAGCTGACCCTGGCTCAGTTGCGCTCGCGGTTGCAGTCGCTGTCGGTCGACGAGCTCGAGCAGCTGCTGAGCTACGAGGAGGCGGGGCGCGCCCGCGCTCCGTTCCAGACCCTGCTGGCCAATCGGATCACCCGCGCCAGCGCCAAGTGA
- a CDS encoding class I SAM-dependent methyltransferase yields MIAMPLVERALTALARQLGKPTGFAGRVVSRLLNRGNRSIVVAAVAAAGCVPGVRVADIGFGGGVGLELLLDCDGTMVHGIEMSETMLAQAKRRFSDPILSGRLQLNSGRMESLPLDDSALDAIISTNTIYFVADLAAALRELARVLRPGGRLVLGVGDPHQMAKMPFTRHGFRLRPIDEIVQVIREAGFGQVDDRRVGAGDGAFHLLVCELPG; encoded by the coding sequence ATGATCGCCATGCCCCTTGTCGAACGGGCCCTCACCGCGCTGGCTCGCCAGCTCGGTAAACCCACCGGGTTTGCAGGCCGAGTTGTCTCACGGCTGCTCAATCGTGGGAATCGCTCGATTGTCGTCGCGGCGGTCGCCGCCGCGGGTTGTGTACCAGGAGTCCGGGTCGCCGACATCGGGTTCGGGGGAGGCGTCGGACTCGAGCTCCTACTGGATTGCGACGGCACGATGGTCCACGGCATCGAGATGTCGGAAACGATGCTCGCACAAGCGAAGCGCCGGTTCTCCGATCCGATTTTGAGCGGGCGTTTGCAGCTCAATTCCGGTCGGATGGAGAGCCTGCCTCTCGACGACTCCGCGCTGGACGCAATCATCTCGACGAACACGATCTATTTCGTCGCGGACCTCGCCGCGGCTCTGCGTGAGCTGGCCAGGGTGCTGCGACCGGGTGGCCGGCTGGTGCTCGGGGTCGGTGATCCGCATCAGATGGCCAAAATGCCTTTTACCCGACATGGATTCCGGTTGCGCCCCATCGACGAAATCGTGCAGGTCATCCGCGAGGCGGGTTTTGGCCAGGTCGACGACAGGCGCGTCGGCGCTGGCGACGGCGCCTTCCATCTCCTTGTGTGCGAGTTGCCGGGCTGA
- a CDS encoding WS/DGAT/MGAT family O-acyltransferase, protein MASKMPSDQFLLYAFDGVPADFDVLIRELAGRAESCPDLKLRIVDDNRWRYPRWAPAPVRDGRFRRHDAPLDWPGCLDAVAALAVDQLQPRESAWRVNLFAPVSGVPRVSGPATVAVVQIAHALADGTRAAELAGWLFGRPHQPGPIRCTRRGSLLLRSIAAGRVHRDLSAAIAAGDLSPAPPPRPPLPTNACPPGPHRIRTLIADRAALAGESTVTVAALSAISTALAGYLADRGADASGLAAEVPLRKSGNTNARNHFRNVGVGLHPDLPRQEREQRIAAELAAARRRADHPAALAEDRALAAVPPALLRWGTDRFDPAARAPTVTGHTVVSSINRGPADLRLGGCPVLFTAGYPALSPMMGLTHGVHGLGDTVALSVHAASSIDLDDYLSRLALALPSA, encoded by the coding sequence ATGGCGTCGAAGATGCCCAGCGACCAGTTCCTGCTGTACGCCTTCGACGGCGTACCCGCCGATTTCGATGTCCTCATCCGGGAGCTCGCCGGACGCGCGGAAAGCTGCCCGGATCTGAAGTTGCGCATCGTCGACGACAACCGGTGGCGCTACCCGCGCTGGGCCCCGGCGCCTGTGCGCGACGGTCGGTTCCGCCGCCACGACGCCCCCCTCGACTGGCCGGGCTGCCTGGATGCGGTGGCGGCGCTCGCCGTCGACCAGCTCCAACCCCGTGAATCAGCCTGGCGGGTGAACCTTTTCGCACCGGTTTCCGGGGTCCCGAGAGTGTCGGGACCGGCGACGGTCGCCGTCGTGCAGATCGCGCACGCCCTGGCCGACGGGACCCGGGCGGCCGAGCTTGCCGGCTGGCTGTTCGGCCGCCCGCACCAGCCCGGCCCGATCCGGTGCACCCGGCGCGGCAGCCTGCTGCTGCGCAGCATCGCCGCCGGCCGGGTCCACCGCGACCTGAGCGCCGCGATCGCCGCCGGTGACCTGAGCCCGGCGCCGCCGCCGCGGCCACCGCTGCCCACCAACGCCTGCCCGCCCGGGCCGCACCGCATTCGCACGCTGATCGCCGATCGCGCGGCCCTGGCGGGGGAGAGCACCGTCACCGTCGCCGCGCTGTCGGCGATCTCGACGGCGCTGGCCGGCTATCTGGCCGACCGCGGCGCCGACGCGTCCGGACTCGCCGCCGAGGTGCCGCTGCGCAAATCGGGAAACACAAACGCTCGCAACCACTTCCGTAACGTCGGCGTCGGACTGCATCCGGATCTGCCGCGGCAGGAACGGGAGCAGCGGATCGCCGCGGAACTGGCCGCCGCCCGCCGTCGCGCCGATCACCCGGCCGCCCTCGCCGAGGACCGGGCGCTGGCCGCGGTGCCGCCGGCACTGCTGCGCTGGGGTACCGACCGATTCGATCCGGCGGCCCGTGCGCCGACGGTCACCGGCCACACCGTCGTCTCCAGCATCAACCGCGGCCCCGCCGATCTACGCCTGGGCGGGTGCCCGGTGCTGTTCACCGCGGGGTATCCGGCGCTGTCGCCGATGATGGGCCTCACCCACGGGGTGCACGGGCTCGGGGACACCGTCGCGCTCAGCGTGCACGCCGCGTCGTCGATCGATCTGGACGACTATCTGTCCAGATTGGCCCTCGCCCTCCCGTCGGCGTGA
- a CDS encoding 4-hydroxy-3-methylbut-2-enyl diphosphate reductase, which yields MPPSVNMGIPGASRSVAAPTNGKRVLLAEPRGYCAGVDRAVETVERALEKFGAPVYVRHEIVHNRHVVETLANAGAVFVHETDEVPEGATVVFSAHGVAPTVHESAAERDLKVIDATCPLVTKVHNEAKRFARDDYDILLIGHEGHEEVVGTAGEAPDHVQLVDGPDAVDAVVVRDEDKVIWLSQTTLSVDETMETVSRLREKFPKLQDPPSDDICYATQNRQVAVKAMATECDLVIVVGSRNSSNSVRLVEVALNAGAGSAYLVDYAADIDPAWLDGVTTVGVTSGASVPEVLVRGVLERLADHDFTTVVPVTTANETLVFALPREIRARRT from the coding sequence ATGCCGCCATCAGTGAACATGGGTATTCCCGGTGCATCGCGCTCGGTGGCCGCCCCCACCAACGGCAAGCGGGTGCTGCTTGCCGAACCCCGCGGGTACTGCGCGGGCGTGGATCGCGCCGTCGAGACCGTCGAGCGGGCGCTGGAGAAGTTCGGTGCACCGGTCTACGTGCGCCACGAGATCGTGCACAACCGCCACGTCGTGGAGACGCTGGCCAACGCCGGTGCGGTGTTCGTGCACGAGACCGACGAGGTGCCCGAGGGAGCCACCGTGGTGTTCTCCGCGCACGGCGTGGCCCCGACCGTGCACGAGTCGGCGGCCGAGCGGGATTTGAAGGTCATCGACGCGACGTGTCCGCTGGTCACCAAGGTGCACAACGAGGCGAAGCGGTTCGCCCGCGACGACTACGACATCCTGCTGATCGGCCACGAGGGCCACGAGGAGGTGGTCGGGACCGCCGGTGAGGCCCCCGACCACGTCCAGCTCGTCGACGGGCCCGACGCCGTCGATGCCGTCGTGGTGCGTGACGAGGACAAGGTGATCTGGCTGTCGCAGACCACGCTGAGCGTCGACGAGACGATGGAGACGGTCAGCCGGCTGCGGGAGAAGTTCCCCAAGCTGCAGGATCCGCCCAGCGACGACATCTGCTACGCCACCCAGAACCGCCAGGTCGCGGTGAAGGCCATGGCCACGGAGTGCGACCTGGTGATCGTGGTGGGTTCGCGCAACTCGTCGAACTCGGTGCGGCTGGTGGAGGTGGCGCTGAACGCCGGTGCCGGATCGGCCTACCTGGTCGACTACGCCGCCGATATCGATCCGGCCTGGCTGGACGGGGTGACGACGGTCGGGGTGACCAGTGGGGCGTCGGTGCCGGAGGTGCTGGTTCGCGGGGTGCTGGAGCGCCTGGCCGATCACGACTTCACCACTGTGGTGCCGGTGACGACGGCCAACGAGACGCTGGTGTTCGCGCTGCCGCGCGAGATCCGGGCCCGCCGGACCTAG
- a CDS encoding type II toxin-antitoxin system Phd/YefM family antitoxin: MSADPQMESLSQRELRNESGRVLRAVSEGRSFVVTNSGVPVGKIVPIDAPAPTLTIVRPAKRDGGWAALAIKRKPATQSVSETLDDLRADRL, translated from the coding sequence GTGAGCGCAGACCCTCAGATGGAAAGCTTGTCGCAACGGGAGTTGCGCAACGAGTCCGGGCGTGTGCTCCGGGCGGTGAGCGAGGGACGCTCGTTCGTTGTGACGAACAGCGGTGTGCCCGTGGGAAAGATCGTGCCGATCGACGCCCCCGCGCCGACGCTGACCATTGTCCGCCCGGCGAAGCGAGACGGAGGATGGGCGGCCCTGGCCATCAAGAGAAAGCCTGCGACGCAGAGTGTTTCGGAGACTCTTGACGATCTGCGCGCGGACCGGCTGTGA
- the ychF gene encoding redox-regulated ATPase YchF: MSLNLGIVGLPNVGKSTLFNALTNNDVLAANYPFATIEPNEGMVALPDPRLAQLAEIFGSEKLVPAPVRFVDIAGIVKGASEGAGLGNKFLANIRECDAICQVVRVFADDDVVHVDGRVDPRSDIEVIETELILADMQTLEKAVPRLEKEARNNKERKPVLDAALAAQEILNSGKTLFAAGKAVDSAALRELNLLTTKPFLYVFNADESVLGDEDKIAELRELVAPADAVFLDAKIEAELAELDDESALELLESIGQTERGLDALARAGFHTLSLQTYLTAGPKEARAWTIHQGDTAPKAAGVIHTDFEKGFIKAEIVSFADLLEAGSMAAAKAAGKVRMEGKDYVMADGDVVEFRFNV, translated from the coding sequence GTGAGCCTGAACCTCGGAATCGTCGGCCTGCCCAACGTCGGCAAGTCAACCTTGTTCAATGCGTTGACCAACAATGACGTGTTGGCTGCGAACTACCCGTTCGCCACCATCGAGCCCAATGAGGGCATGGTGGCGCTGCCCGATCCGCGGCTGGCGCAGCTCGCCGAGATCTTCGGTTCGGAGAAGCTGGTGCCCGCCCCGGTGCGCTTCGTCGACATCGCCGGCATCGTCAAGGGGGCGTCGGAGGGGGCCGGGCTGGGCAACAAGTTCCTGGCCAACATCCGCGAGTGCGACGCCATATGTCAGGTGGTCCGGGTCTTCGCCGACGACGACGTGGTGCACGTCGACGGCCGGGTGGATCCGCGCTCGGACATCGAGGTGATCGAGACCGAGCTGATCCTGGCCGACATGCAGACCCTGGAGAAGGCGGTGCCCCGGCTGGAGAAGGAAGCCCGCAACAACAAGGAACGCAAGCCGGTGCTCGATGCCGCGCTGGCCGCCCAGGAGATCCTGAACTCGGGCAAGACACTGTTCGCAGCAGGCAAGGCCGTCGACAGCGCCGCCCTGCGCGAGCTGAACCTGCTGACCACAAAGCCCTTCCTCTATGTCTTCAACGCCGACGAGTCGGTGCTCGGCGACGAGGACAAGATCGCCGAGTTGCGCGAGCTGGTAGCGCCGGCCGACGCGGTGTTCCTCGACGCCAAGATCGAGGCGGAGCTCGCCGAACTCGACGACGAGTCGGCACTGGAGCTGCTGGAGTCGATCGGGCAGACCGAACGCGGTCTGGATGCGTTGGCCCGCGCCGGTTTTCACACCCTGTCGCTGCAGACCTATCTGACCGCAGGTCCGAAAGAGGCCCGCGCGTGGACCATTCACCAGGGTGACACTGCGCCCAAGGCCGCCGGGGTGATCCACACGGACTTCGAGAAGGGCTTCATCAAGGCCGAGATCGTGTCGTTCGCCGATCTGCTGGAGGCCGGTTCGATGGCCGCCGCCAAGGCCGCCGGCAAGGTCCGGATGGAGGGCAAGGACTACGTCATGGCCGACGGGGACGTGGTGGAGTTCCGGTTCAACGTGTAG
- a CDS encoding type II toxin-antitoxin system VapC family toxin gives MTGRLVIYVDTSALGALLIEQPESAALVEWLDQTSAVLVSSDLTETELRRIAVREGLEQADVTLVLDGVALAALDRAVYRSVGLLPMPFLRTLDAVHLESAVRLDAAAILTYDHRLGDAARSLGLDVIAPGATGAA, from the coding sequence GTGACGGGCCGCCTGGTCATCTATGTCGACACCTCCGCTCTTGGAGCTCTGCTGATCGAACAGCCGGAGAGTGCCGCACTGGTGGAATGGCTCGATCAGACGTCGGCGGTGCTGGTCTCCAGTGATCTCACCGAGACGGAGTTGCGCCGCATCGCCGTCCGAGAAGGCCTCGAACAGGCTGACGTCACCCTTGTCCTCGACGGCGTCGCGCTCGCCGCCCTTGACCGGGCCGTGTACCGCAGCGTCGGCCTGTTGCCGATGCCGTTCCTGCGCACGCTCGATGCGGTGCATCTGGAGTCCGCGGTGCGCCTCGACGCCGCGGCGATTCTCACCTACGACCATCGGCTTGGGGATGCAGCCCGCTCGTTGGGACTCGACGTGATCGCACCGGGCGCGACGGGCGCTGCCTGA
- a CDS encoding VOC family protein, translating to MVAVVQVNLIVANLARSREFYERLGVAFIPRNRHGAGPAEAWVSVDTGISVVLHSTGFASWWDESEPQPSPGGPQMDFELDSPAQLDAVVDGLRVDGVVVLKTPADMPWGQRFAIVCDPDGHRVGLKAALATVNEQRGLV from the coding sequence ATGGTCGCCGTCGTGCAGGTCAACCTCATCGTGGCGAATCTTGCGCGCAGCCGCGAGTTCTACGAACGGCTCGGGGTCGCGTTCATCCCGAGGAACCGTCATGGCGCGGGGCCGGCGGAGGCCTGGGTTTCGGTCGATACGGGTATCTCCGTGGTGTTGCATTCGACGGGGTTCGCGTCGTGGTGGGACGAATCCGAACCGCAACCGTCGCCGGGTGGGCCGCAGATGGATTTTGAACTGGACAGCCCGGCGCAACTGGACGCGGTGGTCGACGGACTTCGGGTCGACGGTGTGGTGGTGCTCAAGACCCCCGCGGATATGCCATGGGGTCAGCGTTTCGCGATCGTGTGCGACCCCGACGGGCACCGTGTCGGGCTGAAGGCCGCGCTCGCCACCGTGAACGAACAGCGGGGGTTGGTCTGA
- a CDS encoding DUF6542 domain-containing protein has translation MSAQRSGSEMAPEELSAYPSLRGVPWWAAVLTAVGATLLGIVYDAVIDGNNLSSVFAVLYFLGCVAAVLVVRQSSVFTAVVQPPLILFVAVPGTYYLFHRDEIKGIKDILINCGYPLIERFLLMFTTSVVVLLIGMARWYFGSASRRPARAAAETDTTAAGTGVGAKVAALLGLAGAAGAKAMGAIRGGGDDEETAARRGRSAREETPPRRRPQRSTEHAAHARPPADPNAPRRRRPVPEGYEDAVARRRRPAPEGYEEAVARRRRPAPEGYSEPPPRRRPPREGDPNAPRYRDAPPPRRRPAAEDGRRPSGDGPRREYLADRPRYEGGPGYRGEDPRRDGPREQGRPRPRPNPYAEERPEPRQRPAPGGTHHPVSRVRYRGEEPGDDGYHPRPSRHSRD, from the coding sequence GTGTCAGCGCAGCGATCCGGCTCCGAAATGGCGCCCGAGGAGCTCTCCGCATACCCGTCGTTGCGGGGCGTGCCGTGGTGGGCCGCGGTGCTGACCGCCGTCGGCGCGACATTGCTGGGAATCGTGTACGACGCCGTTATCGACGGTAATAACCTCTCCTCGGTATTTGCTGTGCTGTATTTCCTGGGCTGTGTGGCCGCGGTCCTCGTGGTGCGCCAGTCCAGCGTGTTCACCGCGGTGGTCCAACCGCCGCTGATCCTGTTCGTCGCGGTTCCCGGCACGTACTACCTGTTCCACCGCGACGAGATCAAGGGCATCAAGGACATCCTGATCAACTGCGGCTATCCGTTGATCGAGCGTTTTCTGCTGATGTTCACCACCTCGGTCGTGGTGTTGTTGATCGGCATGGCCCGCTGGTACTTCGGCTCGGCGTCGCGCCGGCCCGCGCGCGCCGCCGCCGAGACCGATACGACGGCCGCCGGCACCGGCGTCGGCGCCAAGGTCGCTGCATTGCTGGGCCTGGCGGGCGCCGCCGGAGCCAAGGCAATGGGCGCGATCCGCGGCGGTGGCGACGACGAGGAGACCGCGGCGCGGCGCGGCCGGTCGGCCCGCGAGGAGACCCCGCCCCGGCGCCGTCCGCAGCGCAGCACCGAACACGCCGCCCACGCCCGCCCACCGGCCGATCCCAACGCGCCGCGGCGCCGCCGGCCGGTTCCCGAGGGTTACGAGGACGCCGTCGCCCGACGCCGTCGCCCAGCGCCGGAGGGTTACGAGGAGGCGGTGGCCCGTCGGCGCCGCCCGGCTCCCGAGGGCTATTCCGAGCCGCCGCCGCGCCGTCGGCCGCCGCGTGAGGGCGATCCGAACGCGCCGCGCTACCGTGACGCACCGCCGCCGCGGCGCCGCCCGGCCGCCGAGGACGGGCGCCGGCCCAGCGGCGACGGGCCGCGTCGTGAGTACCTGGCCGACCGGCCGCGCTACGAGGGCGGCCCGGGATATCGCGGCGAGGATCCCCGCCGCGACGGCCCCCGTGAGCAGGGTCGGCCGCGGCCGCGCCCCAACCCGTATGCCGAAGAGCGCCCGGAACCCCGTCAGCGTCCCGCACCCGGTGGCACGCATCACCCGGTGTCCCGGGTCCGCTACCGCGGCGAGGAACCCGGCGACGACGGCTACCACCCCCGCCCGTCACGGCACAGCCGGGACTGA
- a CDS encoding VOC family protein, with product MRWRGVSHVEFAVLDYDESIAFYDAMLGWLGYSSFSSMNMEYQSIYYMTRYVNPHSYIGIQPARTGEKLTHSDQAVGINHIALWACSRREVDRFYRDFLLPQGIPVTDVPKDYPQYVPGYYAVFFDDPINGIHWELAWVPKIPSPRQLLAFYRAMRGFSRARSDLADTVLGVTMQAKRKLPRR from the coding sequence ATGCGGTGGCGCGGGGTTAGTCATGTCGAGTTCGCGGTGCTGGACTACGACGAGTCGATTGCGTTCTACGACGCGATGCTGGGCTGGCTCGGCTACAGCAGCTTCTCGTCGATGAACATGGAGTACCAGTCGATCTACTACATGACGCGGTACGTGAACCCGCACAGCTACATCGGAATTCAGCCGGCTCGCACCGGGGAGAAGCTCACCCACAGCGATCAGGCCGTCGGCATCAACCACATTGCGTTGTGGGCTTGCAGCCGCAGGGAAGTGGACCGCTTCTATCGGGATTTCCTGCTGCCGCAGGGGATCCCGGTGACCGACGTGCCCAAGGACTACCCGCAGTACGTTCCCGGGTACTACGCGGTGTTCTTCGACGATCCGATCAACGGCATTCACTGGGAACTGGCCTGGGTCCCGAAGATCCCGTCGCCGCGTCAGCTGTTGGCGTTCTACCGCGCGATGCGCGGATTCTCCCGTGCCCGATCGGATCTGGCGGACACCGTCCTCGGGGTCACCATGCAGGCGAAGCGGAAACTGCCTCGGCGCTGA
- a CDS encoding alpha/beta fold hydrolase: MAADGTPTDNAAGPAPEQVQFRGVDNITLVGDSWPGDGPAVLMLHGGGQNRHSWKKTGQVLADRGFHVVAVDTRGHGDSDRAPGADYSIGSLTGDVFNILDAIGRPVTLIGASMGGLTGIMVAAEAGPTKVNKLVLVDVVPRVEESGTRRIREFMAGHVDGFASLEDAAAAISRYLPHRTKPRSHEGLKKNLRLRGDRWHWHWDPAFITVPKENPFGRVERMEQAAAGLQIPIMLIRGRLSDVVSAEGVRDFLAKVPQTEFVELSAAGHTAAGDDNDAFSEVVVEFVSR; encoded by the coding sequence GTGGCGGCAGACGGCACCCCCACGGACAACGCCGCGGGCCCAGCGCCCGAGCAGGTGCAGTTCCGCGGCGTCGACAACATCACCCTGGTCGGCGACTCCTGGCCCGGTGACGGCCCCGCCGTCCTCATGCTGCACGGCGGCGGCCAGAACCGTCATTCCTGGAAGAAGACCGGGCAGGTTCTGGCCGATCGGGGTTTCCACGTGGTTGCCGTGGACACCCGCGGGCACGGCGACAGCGACCGCGCACCGGGCGCCGACTACTCCATCGGGTCGCTGACCGGCGACGTCTTCAACATCCTCGACGCGATCGGTCGGCCGGTGACCCTGATCGGGGCGTCGATGGGCGGGCTGACCGGCATCATGGTCGCCGCCGAGGCCGGGCCGACCAAGGTGAACAAGCTGGTGCTGGTCGACGTGGTGCCGCGGGTCGAGGAATCCGGCACCCGGCGCATTCGCGAATTCATGGCCGGCCACGTCGACGGGTTCGCGTCCCTGGAGGACGCCGCCGCGGCGATCTCCCGCTATCTGCCCCATCGCACCAAGCCGCGCAGTCACGAGGGTTTGAAGAAGAACCTGCGATTGCGCGGGGATCGCTGGCATTGGCATTGGGATCCCGCGTTCATCACCGTGCCGAAGGAGAACCCGTTCGGCCGGGTCGAGCGGATGGAGCAGGCCGCGGCCGGGCTGCAGATCCCGATCATGCTGATCCGCGGCCGACTCTCCGACGTGGTGAGCGCCGAGGGGGTCCGCGACTTCCTGGCGAAGGTCCCGCAGACGGAATTCGTCGAACTGTCCGCCGCCGGGCACACCGCCGCCGGTGACGACAACGACGCTTTCAGTGAGGTCGTCGTGGAGTTCGTCAGCCGCTGA
- a CDS encoding hydrogenase, with protein sequence MQVLLFVLGLVLFLLGLLTGLLNPAVKNPRMGVASHLQGITNGPLLIVIGLLWPYVHLGHVWQIVTVALLTYGTYANWLATQLAAIWGAGRRFAPAAAGEHTASPAKEGVVDFLLASLAPAIIAATVILIVGVLR encoded by the coding sequence GTGCAGGTTCTCCTGTTCGTACTGGGTCTCGTTCTCTTTCTGCTCGGTCTGCTGACCGGGCTGTTGAATCCGGCGGTGAAGAACCCGCGGATGGGTGTGGCCAGTCACCTGCAGGGCATCACCAACGGCCCCCTTCTCATCGTCATCGGTCTGCTGTGGCCGTATGTCCATCTCGGGCACGTCTGGCAGATCGTTACCGTGGCGCTGCTGACCTATGGCACCTACGCCAACTGGCTGGCAACGCAGTTGGCGGCGATCTGGGGTGCCGGCCGGAGGTTCGCGCCGGCAGCCGCGGGCGAGCACACCGCGTCGCCGGCGAAGGAGGGCGTCGTCGATTTTCTGCTTGCCTCGCTGGCGCCCGCGATCATCGCAGCGACGGTCATCCTGATCGTTGGTGTGTTGCGGTGA